A portion of the Thalassotalea sp. LPB0316 genome contains these proteins:
- a CDS encoding TonB-dependent receptor, translated as MGLLKQSSLALSINAAILSTTVGMAMPALAEEAQAGKLEVIEVTARKRVENVQEVPVAVSALQGDNLDAYSSAAMDIRFMNARVPSLSVESSFGRTFPRFYMRGLGNSDFDLNASQPVSLVVDNVVQENPILKGFPVFDVERIEVLRGPQGTLFGRNTPAGLVKFDSVKPSQEFEGFASLSYGTKNTTDFRTAMGGGLTDNLSTRVSYLRQDRDNYIDNEAPDIFGEDFQRKNVLGGYTDQALRVQFLYEGDDFNALFNYHARDLDGKPVTFYANAFKPGSNSLREGFKRDVVEHDSADRATQQVETQGASLTLDFDLGDYTFTSITGWESAEIYSRADVDGGYGAPFAPIMGPGVITISSETADGIPDHDQITQEFRLTSNFTGDFNYQAGVFYFSEDLTIESFAYDALFGAGGPQTGYVVQKQDTTAWAIFGSFDYNISDATQVTLGLRYSDDDKDYSTERFQGPLNGCCGQPNEAYGEVNPSDSHVSWDVSVTHKVNADVNVYARVADSFRAPSIQGRSLFAWDDGISVADSETILSFETGVKSDVLDGAGRINASVFYFNMNDQQLTSVGGDSNTARLLNADKTTGYGFEVDSEFMVTENLAVTASVSYNNTELKDANISVPVCALCTVTDPVEDGRALINGNSLPHAPEWIGVVTARYAMDVGAGEMYFYTDWSYRSEINFFLYESEEFTGKALLEGGVSAGYTWDEGENSYDVSVFGRNITDQQQAIGAVDFSNNTAIINEEAFWGVEFKVSFY; from the coding sequence ATGGGTTTACTAAAGCAATCGTCTCTTGCTTTGAGTATTAATGCTGCCATTTTATCGACAACTGTTGGTATGGCGATGCCGGCTTTAGCTGAAGAAGCACAAGCGGGCAAATTGGAAGTTATTGAAGTAACAGCGCGTAAGCGTGTTGAGAATGTTCAAGAGGTTCCAGTTGCTGTATCAGCCTTACAGGGCGATAACCTTGATGCATACAGCTCAGCTGCGATGGACATTCGATTCATGAATGCTCGCGTACCAAGCTTATCTGTAGAGTCTTCTTTTGGTCGTACTTTCCCGCGTTTTTATATGCGTGGTTTAGGTAACTCTGACTTTGATTTAAACGCCTCACAACCTGTTTCGTTAGTTGTTGATAACGTTGTACAAGAAAACCCAATTTTAAAAGGTTTCCCTGTATTTGATGTTGAGCGTATTGAAGTGTTACGCGGCCCACAAGGTACGTTGTTCGGTCGTAATACACCGGCTGGTCTGGTAAAGTTTGACTCAGTAAAGCCGTCGCAAGAATTTGAAGGTTTTGCTTCATTATCGTACGGTACCAAAAACACAACTGATTTTCGTACCGCAATGGGTGGTGGTTTAACTGATAACCTATCGACTCGCGTTTCATATTTACGTCAAGATCGCGATAACTACATCGATAACGAAGCGCCAGACATTTTTGGTGAAGACTTTCAACGTAAAAACGTTTTAGGTGGTTATACCGATCAAGCGTTACGCGTCCAATTCTTATACGAAGGTGATGATTTTAACGCTTTGTTTAATTACCACGCGCGTGATCTAGACGGCAAGCCTGTAACTTTCTATGCAAACGCATTCAAGCCAGGTTCAAATAGTTTACGTGAAGGTTTTAAACGTGACGTTGTCGAGCACGATTCTGCAGACCGTGCCACACAGCAAGTAGAAACTCAAGGCGCAAGCTTAACACTTGATTTTGACTTAGGTGATTACACATTTACGTCAATTACAGGTTGGGAAAGTGCTGAAATTTATTCTCGTGCCGATGTAGATGGTGGTTACGGTGCGCCATTTGCACCAATTATGGGGCCAGGTGTAATTACGATCAGCTCTGAAACAGCAGACGGTATTCCCGATCACGATCAAATCACTCAGGAGTTTCGCTTAACCTCTAACTTTACTGGCGATTTCAACTATCAAGCGGGTGTGTTTTACTTTAGCGAAGACTTAACGATTGAAAGTTTTGCTTACGATGCGTTATTCGGCGCAGGTGGCCCGCAAACGGGTTATGTTGTGCAAAAGCAAGATACAACTGCTTGGGCGATTTTCGGCTCATTTGATTACAACATCTCAGATGCAACGCAAGTAACGTTAGGTTTGCGTTATTCTGACGATGACAAAGATTACTCTACAGAGCGTTTCCAAGGCCCATTAAACGGTTGTTGTGGTCAGCCGAACGAAGCATACGGTGAAGTTAACCCAAGTGATAGCCATGTTTCTTGGGATGTAAGTGTTACTCATAAAGTAAATGCTGATGTAAACGTTTACGCACGTGTTGCTGATTCTTTCCGCGCCCCTTCAATTCAAGGTCGCTCACTATTTGCGTGGGATGACGGTATTTCAGTCGCCGACTCTGAAACAATCTTGTCTTTTGAAACGGGTGTTAAGTCAGACGTACTAGACGGTGCAGGTCGTATTAACGCTTCTGTATTCTACTTTAATATGAACGATCAGCAGTTAACGTCTGTTGGTGGTGATAGCAACACAGCGCGCTTATTAAATGCTGATAAGACAACGGGCTACGGTTTTGAAGTTGATTCAGAATTTATGGTTACTGAAAACTTAGCCGTTACTGCAAGTGTCAGCTATAACAATACTGAATTAAAGGATGCAAACATTTCGGTTCCAGTTTGTGCATTATGTACAGTAACAGACCCAGTTGAAGATGGTCGTGCGCTTATCAATGGTAATTCTTTACCACACGCGCCAGAGTGGATTGGTGTGGTAACAGCGCGTTACGCAATGGATGTTGGTGCAGGTGAAATGTACTTCTACACGGATTGGTCATACCGCAGTGAAATTAACTTCTTCTTATATGAATCAGAAGAGTTCACTGGTAAAGCGCTACTTGAGGGCGGCGTAAGTGCTGGTTACACGTGGGATGAGGGTGAAAACTCTTACGACGTTTCTGTGTTTGGCCGCAACATTACCGATCAACAACAAGCCATTGGTGCTGTAGATTTCTCAAACAATACGGCAATCATCAACGAAGAAGCCTTCTGGGGCGTTGAGTTTAAAGTATCTTTCTACTAA
- a CDS encoding phosphopentomutase, with protein MTRAIVMVIDGFGIGHAPDADKFGDIGANTFANLSKHFHQSQSRNLVLPTLSQMGLVEACKAASGAEIHVEPIPATKGAFGYCAEISTGKDTPSGHWEMAGVPVLFDWGYFTDKQHSFPNDLQQQIFQATGIQGMLGNCHASGTTIIAQLGEEHIKSGLPICYTSADSVFQVAAHEEHFGLENLYKYCETVQAIVGPMNIGRVIARPFIGNDASDFERTGNRRDFSILPPEPTILDKLKAAGGEVISVGKIADIFAQQGITQKTKATGIEALVDATMAHMATAPSNSIIFTNLVNFDQDFGHRRDPVGFGLALEAFDSQLAKLLCQLNDDDTLFLIADHGCDPTWQGSNHTREYVPLLAFHNQINSVSLGERSTFADLGQTLAEMFKLEKMRYGTSFYSNL; from the coding sequence ATGACTCGTGCAATAGTGATGGTGATAGACGGTTTTGGTATCGGCCATGCACCGGATGCAGATAAATTTGGCGATATCGGTGCCAACACTTTTGCTAACTTATCTAAACACTTTCACCAATCACAGTCGCGTAACTTAGTTTTACCTACGTTAAGTCAAATGGGGTTAGTGGAAGCTTGTAAAGCAGCTAGCGGTGCTGAAATTCATGTTGAACCTATACCTGCAACTAAAGGCGCCTTTGGCTACTGTGCAGAAATTAGCACTGGCAAGGATACGCCAAGTGGTCATTGGGAAATGGCTGGTGTCCCAGTATTGTTTGATTGGGGTTACTTCACTGATAAGCAACATAGTTTCCCAAATGACTTACAGCAACAGATATTCCAGGCAACTGGTATTCAAGGCATGCTAGGTAACTGCCACGCATCGGGGACAACGATTATCGCACAGCTGGGTGAGGAGCATATTAAATCGGGCTTGCCGATCTGCTACACCTCAGCAGATAGCGTATTTCAAGTGGCCGCTCATGAGGAACACTTTGGGTTAGAAAATCTCTATAAATACTGTGAAACTGTGCAGGCAATCGTCGGCCCGATGAATATAGGTCGTGTTATTGCAAGGCCATTTATTGGCAATGATGCCAGTGATTTTGAGCGAACTGGCAATCGCCGTGATTTTTCAATTTTACCACCTGAGCCAACCATACTAGATAAATTAAAAGCTGCAGGAGGGGAGGTAATTAGTGTTGGTAAAATAGCCGACATTTTTGCCCAACAGGGTATCACACAAAAAACTAAAGCGACGGGTATTGAAGCGCTTGTTGATGCAACAATGGCACACATGGCAACCGCACCATCGAACAGTATTATCTTTACCAACTTGGTTAACTTCGATCAAGATTTTGGTCATCGCCGCGATCCGGTAGGTTTCGGCTTAGCATTAGAAGCCTTTGATAGCCAACTAGCCAAATTACTTTGCCAACTAAACGATGACGACACATTATTTCTGATCGCAGATCACGGTTGTGATCCAACATGGCAGGGCTCAAATCATACCCGTGAATATGTTCCTCTACTGGCCTTCCACAACCAGATAAATTCAGTAAGCTTGGGCGAACGGTCAACTTTTGCTGATTTAGGGCAAACCCTTGCGGAAATGTTTAAGCTCGAAAAAATGCGCTACGGGACGTCGTTTTATAGCAATTTGTAA
- the udk gene encoding uridine kinase, translated as MTHEINNKPTIIAVVGASASGKTLFARTIHDELLDELGPENITIIKEDSYYRCQNHLPMEERIKTNYDHPQAFEHDLLLAHLNSLLLGDTIETPVYCYNTHTRTSNTVKVASSKIILVEGILLLSEPSLREIFDIKVYMDTPLDICLIRRIKRDMVERERSLTSITDQYVETVRPMYHQFVEPSKAFADIVVTRGGKNRMAIEVLKAQLRQLT; from the coding sequence ATGACTCACGAAATTAACAACAAGCCAACAATTATCGCAGTCGTTGGCGCTTCTGCTTCAGGTAAAACTTTATTTGCTCGCACTATTCACGATGAGCTTTTGGATGAATTAGGGCCTGAAAATATCACGATTATCAAAGAAGACTCCTACTACCGTTGTCAAAATCACTTGCCAATGGAAGAGCGAATAAAAACCAATTACGATCACCCTCAAGCATTTGAACACGACTTACTATTAGCCCATTTAAATAGCTTATTACTTGGTGACACGATTGAGACACCCGTATATTGTTACAATACGCACACAAGAACATCTAACACCGTCAAGGTCGCTTCATCAAAAATCATCTTAGTTGAAGGTATACTGCTATTATCGGAGCCTAGTTTACGAGAAATTTTTGATATTAAAGTGTATATGGACACCCCACTAGACATTTGTTTAATTCGCCGAATTAAGCGAGATATGGTCGAGCGTGAGCGCAGTTTAACTTCGATCACAGATCAGTATGTTGAAACGGTTCGGCCGATGTATCATCAGTTTGTTGAACCATCGAAGGCATTTGCTGATATCGTGGTAACTCGAGGTGGTAAAAACAGAATGGCTATCGAAGTGCTTAAAGCACAACTTCGACAGCTTACATAA
- a CDS encoding NupC/NupG family nucleoside CNT transporter, with translation MELGFIRGLIGIAALFAFAVLISSNKKAINWRTVGFAFGLQILLGAFVLYVPQGKDMLAGFSSGVQQVIDSAKAGIDFLFGGLGTDTMFANGVGFVFAVRVLPVIIFFSSLIAVLYYTGIMQWVINIIGGGLHKLLGTSKPESLSATANIFVGQTEAPLVVKPYIAGMTRSELFAVMVGGLASVAGSVLAGYAGLGVELKYLVAASFMAAPGGLLMAKLLMPELDDDKVSAQDEKEVIFGEEDAKPTNVIDAAAQGASSGLMLAANVGAMLLAFIALVTLLNTIIVGITTTELGGVSLTSIANSIFSSNLTEISLKEIFGLIFAPVAYIIGVPYEEMMTAGNFIGQKIVVNEFFAYANFVEIKDSLTPNTQAIITFALCGFANLSSIGILLGGIGAMAPSRRKDIAQLGMKAVLAATLANLMSAAIAGTFLSL, from the coding sequence ATGGAACTAGGTTTTATCAGGGGCCTTATAGGTATTGCTGCGCTATTTGCATTTGCAGTACTTATCAGTAGTAACAAAAAGGCGATCAACTGGCGTACCGTTGGTTTTGCCTTTGGCTTGCAGATTTTACTCGGCGCTTTCGTCTTGTACGTTCCTCAAGGCAAGGATATGCTCGCTGGTTTTTCAAGTGGCGTTCAACAAGTCATTGATAGTGCAAAAGCGGGTATCGACTTCTTATTCGGTGGATTAGGCACCGATACGATGTTTGCCAATGGCGTAGGCTTTGTCTTCGCCGTTCGCGTGTTACCGGTTATTATTTTCTTTTCTTCATTAATCGCTGTGCTCTACTACACTGGCATTATGCAGTGGGTAATCAATATTATTGGTGGCGGTTTACATAAACTGCTTGGCACGAGTAAACCTGAGTCACTCTCGGCAACAGCAAATATTTTTGTCGGTCAAACTGAAGCACCTTTAGTCGTAAAGCCTTATATCGCAGGCATGACCCGTTCAGAATTGTTTGCCGTTATGGTTGGCGGTTTAGCCTCTGTTGCCGGTTCAGTGTTAGCTGGCTACGCAGGTTTAGGTGTTGAATTAAAATACCTAGTTGCGGCCTCCTTTATGGCTGCTCCTGGTGGCTTGTTAATGGCAAAACTACTGATGCCTGAGTTAGACGATGATAAGGTCAGCGCTCAAGATGAAAAAGAGGTTATTTTTGGTGAAGAAGATGCTAAACCAACTAATGTCATCGACGCTGCTGCACAAGGGGCATCATCAGGATTAATGTTGGCCGCCAACGTTGGTGCGATGCTACTAGCCTTCATCGCGCTAGTGACACTGCTCAATACGATAATTGTCGGTATCACGACAACAGAATTAGGTGGTGTGAGTTTAACCTCAATAGCCAATAGTATTTTTAGCTCAAACCTAACAGAAATTTCACTAAAAGAAATTTTCGGCCTGATCTTTGCGCCAGTGGCCTATATTATCGGTGTACCTTATGAAGAAATGATGACTGCCGGTAATTTTATTGGGCAAAAAATCGTGGTTAATGAATTTTTCGCCTATGCAAATTTCGTTGAAATTAAAGATTCACTAACGCCAAATACTCAAGCGATCATTACGTTTGCCCTGTGTGGTTTTGCTAACTTGTCCTCGATAGGTATCTTACTTGGTGGTATTGGTGCTATGGCGCCGAGCCGTCGTAAAGACATCGCTCAGTTAGGTATGAAAGCGGTATTAGCAGCGACACTTGCTAATTTAATGAGTGCAGCAATTGCTGGTACGTTCTTATCTCTTTAA
- the deoC gene encoding deoxyribose-phosphate aldolase, translated as MTDLTVYAQQALSMMDLTTLTDSETSQDIITLCQQAKSAKGNTAAICIYPRFIPVAKKQLASQGTPEIKIATVTNFPHGGDDIDIAVTETKAAVAYGADEVDVVFPYRALISGDEQIGFDLVKACKAACGSGVQLKVIIETGELKTDALIQLASEISIAAGADFIKTSTGKVAVNATPEAAKIMMQVIKDKNPKVGFKPAGGVRTAQDAKIYLDMAKDILGEAWLTPERFRFGASSLLNNLLVTLGAEADNTNKSSY; from the coding sequence ATGACTGATTTAACTGTCTATGCACAACAAGCGCTATCAATGATGGATTTAACAACCTTAACCGATAGCGAAACATCACAAGACATTATTACCCTGTGTCAGCAGGCGAAGTCGGCTAAAGGTAATACTGCAGCTATTTGTATCTACCCGCGTTTTATTCCTGTTGCGAAAAAGCAACTTGCTAGCCAAGGTACACCAGAGATCAAGATCGCGACAGTGACTAACTTTCCTCACGGCGGTGATGATATTGACATTGCGGTTACAGAAACTAAGGCCGCGGTAGCATACGGCGCTGATGAGGTTGATGTTGTTTTCCCGTATCGCGCGCTAATCAGTGGTGACGAGCAAATAGGTTTTGATTTAGTAAAAGCCTGTAAAGCAGCGTGCGGTAGCGGTGTACAACTAAAAGTGATCATTGAAACCGGTGAATTAAAAACTGACGCCTTAATTCAACTTGCAAGTGAAATTTCAATTGCTGCGGGTGCCGACTTCATTAAAACTTCTACTGGTAAAGTTGCCGTTAATGCAACGCCTGAAGCAGCAAAGATTATGATGCAGGTTATCAAGGATAAGAACCCCAAAGTTGGCTTTAAGCCCGCCGGCGGCGTGCGAACAGCGCAAGACGCTAAAATCTATTTAGATATGGCGAAAGATATTCTTGGTGAGGCTTGGTTAACGCCAGAGCGCTTTAGATTTGGTGCAAGTAGCTTGCTCAATAATTTGCTCGTTACCCTTGGTGCCGAAGCAGATAACACCAACAAAAGTAGCTATTAG
- a CDS encoding thymidine kinase has translation MSKLYFYYSSMNAGKSTHLLQSSYNYQERGMNTIVYTAKIDDRFSEGQVSSRLGIHADAKLFDSQTNIYQEVSQSATEQQCHCILIDEAQFLTKAQVRQLTDIVDSLGIPVLAYGIRTDFLGETFTGSAALLAWADKLVELKTICHCGKKAGFVTRLDAQGNAAIDGEQIEIGGNERYEALCRKHFKALVWQQQQ, from the coding sequence ATGTCTAAACTCTATTTTTACTACTCGTCGATGAATGCTGGTAAATCAACTCACTTGCTGCAATCATCATACAATTACCAAGAGCGTGGTATGAACACCATAGTTTACACTGCCAAAATTGATGATCGGTTTTCAGAAGGTCAAGTTTCATCGCGTTTAGGTATTCATGCTGATGCTAAGCTGTTTGATAGTCAAACCAATATTTACCAAGAAGTAAGCCAGAGTGCCACAGAGCAGCAATGTCATTGTATTTTGATTGATGAAGCTCAATTCTTAACCAAAGCGCAAGTCAGACAATTAACCGATATTGTTGACTCACTAGGCATCCCAGTGCTCGCCTACGGCATCAGAACTGACTTTTTAGGTGAAACTTTTACTGGTAGTGCTGCCCTATTAGCTTGGGCAGACAAGCTCGTTGAGTTGAAAACAATTTGTCACTGTGGAAAAAAAGCGGGATTTGTTACCAGACTCGACGCCCAAGGTAACGCCGCTATTGATGGCGAGCAAATTGAAATTGGAGGCAATGAAAGGTACGAAGCCTTATGTCGAAAACACTTTAAAGCGTTAGTTTGGCAGCAACAACAGTAA
- a CDS encoding tyrosine-type recombinase/integrase — translation MHKSTITPWNKGKIIGQRKPLKVSHVWGIRIRLELENNTRDLALFNLALDSKLRGCDLVKLRVSDIAYGQRVMPRAHVIQQKTNTPVQFEITKGTRESVQQWINKANLKSTDFLFKSRIHKSEHITTRQYNRIFKQWIETLGLDQSLYSTHSMRRTKAYMIYQKTKNLRVVQLLLGHKKLESTVRYLGIEVDDALDISESIEV, via the coding sequence ATGCATAAATCTACCATCACGCCTTGGAATAAAGGCAAAATCATTGGGCAGCGAAAACCGCTTAAAGTATCACATGTCTGGGGGATTAGAATTAGGCTGGAATTAGAGAATAATACGCGAGATTTAGCGTTATTCAACTTAGCTTTAGACAGTAAATTGAGAGGTTGTGATTTAGTAAAACTTCGCGTCTCTGATATCGCTTATGGTCAACGTGTTATGCCCAGAGCACATGTCATACAGCAGAAAACCAATACGCCCGTACAGTTTGAAATTACAAAAGGCACAAGAGAGTCGGTTCAGCAATGGATAAACAAGGCAAATCTTAAGTCGACAGATTTTCTTTTTAAATCTCGTATTCATAAATCCGAACATATTACCACGCGGCAATATAACCGGATCTTCAAGCAGTGGATTGAAACATTAGGCCTTGATCAGTCACTTTACAGTACCCACTCAATGAGGCGAACGAAGGCTTATATGATTTACCAAAAAACGAAAAACCTTCGCGTTGTGCAGCTTTTACTTGGACATAAAAAGCTTGAAAGCACTGTTAGATATTTAGGTATCGAAGTGGATGATGCTTTGGATATCTCCGAATCTATCGAAGTTTGA
- a CDS encoding type II toxin-antitoxin system RelE/ParE family toxin, translated as MEAIFIESSIFEKHRQSYMSDDEYRAFQQELLINPLQGDVIQGTGGLRKIRVAAKGKGKRGGARIIYYYFVQYRRFYLLTVYAKNEMADLTASQKAQLKDFMEVWKNEQS; from the coding sequence ATGGAAGCCATATTTATAGAATCAAGTATTTTTGAAAAACATAGACAAAGTTATATGTCTGATGATGAGTATCGTGCTTTTCAGCAGGAATTGCTTATCAACCCGTTACAGGGAGATGTTATTCAAGGTACTGGTGGGTTAAGGAAAATTCGAGTAGCCGCAAAAGGTAAAGGCAAACGAGGAGGGGCAAGAATTATTTATTATTACTTCGTTCAATACCGCCGATTTTATTTACTTACCGTATACGCCAAAAATGAAATGGCGGATTTAACAGCAAGCCAAAAGGCGCAGTTAAAAGACTTTATGGAGGTCTGGAAAAATGAGCAATCGTGA
- a CDS encoding helix-turn-helix domain-containing protein: MSNRDLFSELTTALNEAKAHSEGKLTLKTHEVKEASNLEISPQEIVSIREQYNMSRGVFARYLHTSARTLENWEQGRSAPNGQAVTLLKLVQTHPETLSHIASL, translated from the coding sequence ATGAGCAATCGTGATTTATTTTCTGAGTTAACAACTGCCTTGAATGAAGCAAAAGCTCATAGTGAAGGCAAGTTAACGTTAAAAACACATGAGGTAAAAGAAGCGAGTAATTTGGAGATTAGCCCCCAAGAGATAGTGTCGATAAGAGAGCAATACAATATGTCTAGAGGGGTCTTCGCTCGATATCTTCATACGTCTGCACGCACCTTAGAAAACTGGGAACAAGGTCGAAGTGCCCCCAATGGTCAAGCAGTCACGTTACTCAAACTTGTGCAGACTCACCCTGAAACCCTTTCTCATATTGCATCGCTTTAG
- a CDS encoding type II toxin-antitoxin system Phd/YefM family antitoxin — translation MRIVSFTEARNSLKAVLDGIVNDADTTAITRRDSEDAIVMSLDYYNSLMETVHLLRSPANTEHLNRSISQYKSGKVNHRDLIDD, via the coding sequence ATGAGAATAGTATCGTTCACAGAAGCAAGAAATAGTTTAAAAGCAGTGCTAGATGGTATCGTTAATGACGCTGACACAACAGCGATCACGCGTAGAGACTCTGAAGATGCAATTGTTATGTCATTAGACTATTACAACAGTCTGATGGAAACCGTGCACCTGCTCCGTTCACCAGCAAATACTGAACACTTGAATCGTTCGATATCACAATATAAGTCAGGTAAGGTAAATCACAGAGACTTAATTGATGACTAA
- a CDS encoding Txe/YoeB family addiction module toxin: protein MTNRLLSWTDEAWDPYLYWQTQDNKTLKRINKLVTDVKRSPFEGIGKLEPLKENLTSFWSSRIDDTNRLVNAVDDHAITIISCHYHY from the coding sequence ATGACTAATCGTTTACTTTCTTGGACGGACGAGGCTTGGGATCCTTATCTATATTGGCAAACACAAGATAATAAAACGCTGAAGCGTATCAATAAACTGGTTACTGATGTTAAGCGTTCACCTTTTGAAGGCATTGGTAAACTAGAGCCTTTAAAAGAAAATTTAACTAGCTTTTGGTCTAGCCGAATAGATGATACCAATCGTTTAGTTAATGCCGTTGATGATCATGCGATAACAATAATTTCGTGTCATTATCATTACTAA
- the deoA gene encoding thymidine phosphorylase, translating into MLLPQEIIRLKRDGKVLTQAQIAQFVDGLVNNSFNDAQAGAMAMAIFQQGMNTDEITALTLAMMNSGQVLRWPDIDGAVVDKHSTGGVGDKVSFMLAAIVAACGAYVPMISGRGLGHTGGTADKLESIKGFNVTPSIEAFKKIVKRDRLAIISQTTDLAPADKRLYGIRDVTACVESIPLITASILSKKLAAGLDGLVMDVKVGNGAMMNNLDDAIALAKSINRVSNQAGVVTQTVITDMNQVLGRSAGNAIEMFETVQYLTGEYRDPRLHAVVIKLAELMLINSQIATSEIDANQRINAVLANGQAAEQFEKMIAALGGPNDYLSQPWAYMPKAKIVKDIKVGQSGYINHMQTRDIGLSVVELGGGRISNTDNVDHSVGFDHVMPVGTKVSKGDVVAQIHATDEASANKAMAQYLSALSIGEHKADENPVIYQVINE; encoded by the coding sequence ATGCTTTTACCACAAGAAATTATTCGGCTAAAACGCGATGGCAAAGTGTTGACACAGGCGCAAATCGCGCAGTTTGTTGATGGTTTAGTCAATAATAGCTTCAATGACGCCCAAGCTGGCGCGATGGCGATGGCGATTTTTCAACAAGGCATGAATACTGATGAGATCACAGCCCTGACGTTAGCTATGATGAATTCAGGGCAAGTACTGCGTTGGCCTGATATTGATGGCGCTGTGGTAGATAAACATTCAACTGGTGGCGTCGGTGATAAGGTTAGCTTTATGTTAGCCGCTATTGTTGCTGCATGCGGCGCTTACGTGCCGATGATTTCTGGGCGAGGTCTTGGTCATACCGGTGGCACGGCTGATAAGTTAGAAAGTATCAAGGGTTTTAATGTTACGCCGTCAATTGAAGCATTCAAAAAAATCGTTAAGCGCGACCGCCTTGCGATTATTTCGCAAACAACTGATTTGGCACCAGCAGATAAGCGCTTGTACGGTATTCGTGATGTCACGGCTTGTGTTGAGTCAATTCCCCTGATCACCGCTTCCATTTTGTCTAAAAAGCTCGCTGCTGGTCTTGATGGCTTAGTGATGGATGTAAAAGTGGGCAATGGCGCTATGATGAATAACCTTGATGACGCAATAGCGCTCGCCAAAAGTATTAATCGGGTAAGTAATCAAGCTGGTGTTGTTACGCAAACCGTGATCACTGATATGAATCAGGTGCTAGGTCGCAGTGCGGGCAATGCGATTGAAATGTTTGAAACAGTTCAATACTTAACGGGTGAATATCGCGACCCAAGACTCCATGCTGTGGTCATTAAACTTGCTGAGTTGATGTTGATAAATAGTCAAATAGCAACAAGTGAAATTGATGCTAATCAGCGCATCAATGCTGTGTTAGCTAATGGTCAGGCGGCTGAACAGTTTGAGAAAATGATAGCCGCACTTGGCGGGCCGAATGACTACCTTAGCCAACCTTGGGCATATATGCCCAAAGCAAAGATTGTTAAAGACATTAAAGTAGGGCAGTCAGGTTATATTAATCACATGCAAACTCGGGATATTGGTTTGTCAGTCGTAGAGCTTGGTGGTGGTCGTATATCTAATACCGATAACGTTGATCACAGTGTTGGCTTTGATCATGTTATGCCGGTCGGTACTAAAGTGAGCAAAGGTGATGTGGTTGCTCAAATTCATGCGACCGATGAAGCTTCGGCCAATAAAGCAATGGCGCAATATTTATCAGCATTATCCATTGGTGAGCACAAAGCGGATGAAAACCCGGTGATTTATCAGGTGATCAACGAATAG
- a CDS encoding cytidine deaminase, with the protein MFEQLVIAAKSAYAKAYAPYSKFRVGAAALTLDNSIIKGCNVENASYGLTVCAERNCIAQGVINGQQRFSELVVYTEEENLTPPCGACRQVIVEFMAQDANVYAVNHLGNVKQWSVSDLLPDAFTPDYLNK; encoded by the coding sequence GTGTTTGAGCAACTTGTAATTGCAGCTAAATCAGCCTATGCAAAGGCTTACGCGCCCTATAGTAAATTTCGTGTAGGTGCAGCAGCACTAACACTCGATAATAGTATCATCAAAGGCTGTAACGTTGAAAATGCCTCCTATGGCTTAACCGTTTGTGCGGAGCGTAACTGTATTGCACAAGGGGTTATTAATGGGCAGCAGCGTTTTAGTGAGTTGGTTGTTTATACAGAAGAAGAAAACCTCACACCACCATGTGGAGCATGTCGTCAAGTGATTGTTGAGTTTATGGCGCAAGATGCCAACGTATATGCCGTTAATCACTTAGGCAATGTTAAGCAGTGGTCGGTGTCAGATTTGTTGCCAGACGCCTTTACCCCTGATTACCTCAATAAATAG